The following proteins are encoded in a genomic region of Elusimicrobiota bacterium:
- a CDS encoding ATP-dependent Clp protease proteolytic subunit, which yields MNSVRLALAALMLFSSAPLPAQVLASPETAKAAKAAKAPRRSEPVAPAGAGASSADPLIAAAAAPSSPSGGAGTLVTVSNGGGSSSILPAIPGAPTEERIQLDKITTVNTIRQQEFLQRMRALTEERDEAVLRNTLLAEKLRAEFAPVEHEQKTLQLKGQIEEEKFIRSAAELRHQRDKARLENELAREKLNAELIKADAEKLRRDLIVQDLDFQARKLRQEADLADNKTVSIKADLELREKKEVWRKQANREPDYVKEPFKNGVLTISDRRISIEGPIVYGTADFVTERIHYFNNKSEEFPIFLVIDRSPGGSVMEGYRILKAMQASKAPVHVVVKSYAASMAATIATLAPHSYAYPNAVILHHQAWGVSFGNPTQQKQQLDIMKEWDRRLREPIARKMGTGLDKFTAEMYKRNVDGDWEEFADAAVKLKWIDHVVHEIRETGIVKEPETKRDEKPKLPFGLAEESDPKGDRFVRLPRLQHSDAYFLYNRDGYYR from the coding sequence ATGAATTCCGTCCGACTCGCTCTCGCCGCGCTGATGCTTTTCTCGTCCGCTCCGCTGCCCGCCCAGGTGCTCGCCTCCCCGGAAACGGCCAAGGCGGCGAAAGCGGCCAAGGCTCCGCGCCGGTCCGAGCCCGTCGCGCCGGCCGGCGCGGGAGCCTCCTCCGCCGATCCGCTGATCGCCGCGGCCGCGGCCCCCTCGAGCCCGTCCGGCGGCGCGGGGACGCTGGTGACGGTGTCCAACGGCGGAGGCTCGAGCTCGATCCTGCCGGCGATCCCGGGCGCGCCGACCGAGGAGCGCATCCAGCTCGATAAGATCACGACCGTCAACACGATCAGGCAGCAGGAGTTCCTGCAGCGGATGCGCGCGCTGACCGAGGAGCGGGACGAGGCCGTCCTTCGCAACACCCTCCTGGCGGAGAAGCTCCGCGCCGAGTTCGCCCCGGTCGAGCACGAGCAGAAGACGCTCCAGCTCAAGGGCCAGATCGAGGAGGAGAAGTTCATCCGGAGCGCGGCCGAGCTGCGCCACCAGCGCGACAAGGCGCGCCTCGAGAACGAGCTCGCGCGCGAGAAGCTCAACGCCGAGCTGATCAAGGCGGACGCGGAGAAGCTTCGTCGCGATCTCATCGTGCAGGACCTCGACTTCCAGGCGCGCAAGCTCCGCCAGGAGGCGGACCTCGCCGACAACAAGACCGTGTCGATCAAGGCGGACCTGGAGCTGCGCGAGAAGAAGGAGGTCTGGCGGAAGCAGGCCAACCGGGAGCCCGATTACGTGAAGGAGCCGTTCAAGAACGGCGTCCTGACGATCAGCGACCGCCGCATCTCCATCGAGGGACCGATCGTCTACGGCACGGCGGACTTCGTGACGGAGCGCATCCACTACTTCAACAACAAGTCCGAGGAGTTCCCGATCTTCCTCGTCATCGACCGCAGCCCCGGCGGCTCGGTGATGGAGGGCTACCGCATCCTCAAGGCGATGCAGGCGAGCAAGGCGCCCGTCCACGTCGTCGTGAAGTCCTACGCGGCCAGCATGGCGGCGACGATCGCGACGCTCGCCCCGCACTCGTACGCCTACCCGAACGCCGTCATCCTGCATCATCAGGCGTGGGGCGTCTCGTTCGGCAACCCCACCCAGCAGAAGCAGCAGCTCGACATCATGAAGGAATGGGACCGCCGGCTTCGCGAGCCGATCGCGCGGAAGATGGGCACGGGCCTCGACAAGTTCACGGCCGAGATGTACAAGCGGAACGTGGACGGCGACTGGGAGGAGTTCGCGGACGCCGCGGTCAAGCTCAAGTGGATCGACCACGTCGTGCACGAGATCCGCGAGACCGGCATCGTCAAGGAGCCCGAGACCAAGCGCGACGAGAAGCCCAAGCTCCCCTTCGGCCTGGCCGAGGAGTCGGACCCGAAAGGCGACCGCTTCGTGCGCCTGCCGCGCCTGCAGCACTCGGACGCCTACTTCCTGTACAACCGCGACGGCTACTACCGCTGA
- a CDS encoding zf-TFIIB domain-containing protein, producing the protein MTEAASLRCPSCGAPVAPEAPMCGHCRAALHPIRCPWCFDWTFKEARDCARCGSRAEAPDLEAACPSCREPLSSRSLGNARLSGCARCGGVWTDPASFRAICEEREVQAAYLGEGSVLRAPTASDPLSSPIVYRPCPVCAELMNRFNFAGCSGVILDACKPHGVWFDLDEIRRIAAFIRGGGLDVARGKEKRRLELERRRLEQAETGPESWRGGLAQPLPDSIVASRGLLRFLLGR; encoded by the coding sequence ATGACCGAGGCCGCCTCCCTCAGGTGTCCCTCGTGCGGCGCCCCGGTCGCCCCGGAGGCGCCGATGTGCGGGCATTGCCGCGCCGCCCTGCATCCCATCCGATGCCCGTGGTGCTTCGATTGGACTTTCAAGGAGGCTCGCGACTGCGCGCGCTGCGGCTCCCGCGCCGAGGCGCCGGACCTCGAGGCGGCCTGCCCGTCCTGCCGCGAGCCGCTGTCCTCCCGTTCGCTGGGGAACGCGAGGCTGTCCGGTTGCGCGCGGTGCGGAGGCGTGTGGACCGATCCCGCATCGTTCCGCGCGATCTGCGAGGAACGCGAGGTCCAAGCGGCGTATCTCGGCGAGGGCTCGGTCCTGAGGGCTCCGACGGCGTCCGACCCCCTGTCGTCGCCCATCGTCTATCGACCTTGTCCGGTCTGCGCCGAGCTCATGAACCGCTTCAACTTCGCCGGCTGCTCGGGCGTGATCCTCGACGCCTGCAAGCCCCATGGGGTCTGGTTCGATCTCGACGAGATTCGCCGCATCGCGGCGTTCATCCGAGGCGGCGGCCTGGACGTGGCGCGCGGCAAGGAGAAGCGCAGGCTCGAGCTCGAGCGCCGGCGGCTCGAACAGGCGGAGACCGGCCCTGAAAGCTGGCGGGGCGGCCTCGCGCAGCCGCTGCCGGATTCCATCGTCGCCTCGCGCGGCCTCCTGCGCTTCCTTCTCGGCCGATGA
- a CDS encoding urate hydroxylase PuuD, whose amino-acid sequence MSDLQEWLSLILRWTHAITGIMWIGQTYLFNWMEKAFDPPPKAADKPNISGELWMVHGGGFYLVEKQKWPEDMPRVLHWFKWEAMLTWLSGFLLLSLTYWAGASLLDYGSELPRWQGILVSAGALTGAVGAYRLIWKTPFGRTEIGGGLVWYLFLAASGWALLNVLSDRAAYLHVGAMMGTVMMTNVWMTIIPNQKKIMAISEANGEPRPELSLEAKRCSKHNTLMSMPLLFLMLSNHYPSITFGGAHPLLLLAVLLPLGAWVAHLIREHA is encoded by the coding sequence ATGAGCGACCTCCAAGAGTGGCTGAGCCTGATCCTGCGCTGGACCCACGCGATCACCGGGATCATGTGGATCGGCCAGACCTACCTGTTCAACTGGATGGAGAAGGCCTTCGATCCGCCGCCCAAGGCCGCCGACAAGCCGAACATCTCCGGCGAGCTGTGGATGGTGCACGGCGGCGGCTTCTATCTCGTCGAGAAGCAGAAGTGGCCCGAGGACATGCCGCGCGTCCTGCACTGGTTCAAGTGGGAGGCGATGCTGACCTGGCTGTCCGGGTTCCTCCTGCTGTCCTTGACCTACTGGGCGGGAGCGTCATTGCTCGATTACGGCTCCGAGCTGCCCCGCTGGCAGGGCATACTCGTCTCGGCCGGGGCGTTGACGGGCGCCGTCGGGGCCTATCGGTTGATCTGGAAGACGCCGTTCGGCCGCACCGAGATCGGCGGGGGGCTCGTCTGGTACCTGTTCCTCGCGGCCTCGGGTTGGGCGCTGCTGAACGTCCTCAGCGACCGCGCCGCCTACCTCCATGTGGGCGCGATGATGGGCACGGTCATGATGACGAACGTCTGGATGACCATCATCCCGAACCAGAAGAAGATCATGGCGATCTCCGAGGCGAACGGCGAGCCCCGCCCGGAGCTCTCGCTCGAGGCCAAGCGCTGCTCGAAGCACAACACCTTGATGTCGATGCCGCTGCTCTTCCTCATGCTGAGCAACCACTATCCGTCGATCACCTTCGGGGGCGCGCATCCCCTGCTCCTGCTCGCCGTCCTGCTCCCGCTGGGCGCCTGGGTCGCCCATCTGATCCGCGAGCACGCATGA
- a CDS encoding cytochrome c, whose amino-acid sequence MRVFLAVLFLASTASAANPAALFDAHGCRACHKIGPRGGNSGPDLTLVGHRRPRVWLEKWLASPRAYKHDTEMPEQGLSASGRAALADFLSAQKGQAWGDSRPWASGGDGRGIYVRAGCVACHGTAGRGGHPNPGAHGGVIPALAPLMGTYKKDELIVKIKRGVVPEIHGGPPAEVNMPGWDGVLDAAELSALADYLLSLAKTDPKDEF is encoded by the coding sequence ATGCGCGTGTTTCTGGCCGTTTTGTTTCTCGCGTCCACGGCGTCCGCGGCGAACCCCGCCGCGTTGTTCGACGCGCACGGCTGCCGCGCCTGCCACAAGATCGGCCCTCGCGGGGGGAACTCCGGCCCGGACCTGACTCTCGTCGGGCACCGCCGGCCGAGAGTCTGGCTCGAGAAATGGCTCGCGAGCCCGCGCGCGTACAAGCACGACACAGAGATGCCGGAGCAGGGCCTGAGCGCCTCCGGCCGCGCCGCTTTGGCCGATTTCCTCTCCGCGCAGAAGGGCCAGGCTTGGGGGGATTCCCGCCCGTGGGCGTCCGGCGGCGACGGCCGCGGGATCTACGTGCGCGCCGGCTGCGTCGCCTGCCACGGGACCGCGGGCCGCGGCGGGCACCCGAACCCGGGCGCGCACGGGGGCGTCATCCCGGCGCTGGCTCCGCTGATGGGCACTTATAAGAAGGACGAGCTCATCGTGAAGATCAAGCGCGGCGTGGTGCCCGAGATCCACGGCGGGCCTCCCGCGGAAGTGAACATGCCGGGCTGGGACGGCGTCCTCGACGCGGCCGAGCTGAGCGCCCTGGCGGACTACCTCTTGTCGTTGGCGAAGACCGATCCCAAGGACGAATTCTAG